The DNA region ATTACGAAGTGGACGGCGCAAATATACGCGGTGGAGGATATTCCGCTTATGGTGCGTCGCGCGGTTGTGCAGTTGAAGAGCGGGCGTTTGGGTCCCGTGTTGTTGGAGATGCACAGGGAGGCTATGGCTGCCGAATATCCCGGTGAGGATGTCGCTTATACGCCGGTTCAGGTGCGCCGTTCTGCCGCTGCGTCTGAAGATGTGCGCGATATGATTACAGATCTTCTCAGAGCTTCTCGTCCGGTTATTATTGCGGGGCAGGGGGTGTTGTATGCCGAGGCGACGGAGGAGTTGATCGAGTTTGCCGAGTTGGCCAGTGTCCCGGTGATGACGACGCTTGCGGGCAAGAGTGTTTTTCCAGAGACGCATCCACTGTCGCTGGGTACTGGGGGACATACATATACGTTGATGGTTAAGCGGTTTTTGGCGTCGATGGATTTTGGGCTGGGGATCGGTACGAGTTTTACGCGCAATACATTTACCACGCCGATGCCAGAGGGGGTTCCTCTGGGGCAGGTGACGAATTGCGCCGAGGATATGGGTAAGGATTTCGAGGTTGCTGTGGGTGCATTGGGGGATGCGAAGCTGGTGTTGCGGCAGATGATTGAGGAGGTTAAGCGACAGGTTGGGGAGAATGGGCGCGAGAACGATGCCGAGGATCGGGTTGCCGCTGTGACCCGGGAGTTTGCCGCTCAGTGGGAGCCGCATTTTACGTCGGATGAGATTCCGATCAGTCCGTATCGCGTGATTCGAGAGTTGGAGAATGCGGTGGATGTGGGCAATACGATTATTACCCACGATTCAGGTTATCCGCGGGATCAACTCGTTCCGACGTGGAAACCCGTGTCGCCGCGCGGGTACCTGGGCTGGGGCAAGTCAACGCAACTCGGATATGGTCTGGGCCTGGCAGTGGGCGCGAAGTTGGCTGCGCCAGAGAAGCAGGTGATCAATTTGATGGGTGATGCCGCGTTTGGGATGGCGGGGC from Gemmatimonadota bacterium includes:
- a CDS encoding thiamine pyrophosphate-requiring protein gives rise to the protein MRISLAPTLHKVTIYLFFTIHKTEKSMTGYDAMARVLKAEGVEFLVAFPHQTLIEASAKAGITPIICRQERAGVNMADGFSRVSNGKRFGVFTMQQGPGAENAFAGVAQAFADSVPVLHLPGGEALSRQGIHPTFEAARNYRHITKWTAQIYAVEDIPLMVRRAVVQLKSGRLGPVLLEMHREAMAAEYPGEDVAYTPVQVRRSAAASEDVRDMITDLLRASRPVIIAGQGVLYAEATEELIEFAELASVPVMTTLAGKSVFPETHPLSLGTGGHTYTLMVKRFLASMDFGLGIGTSFTRNTFTTPMPEGVPLGQVTNCAEDMGKDFEVAVGALGDAKLVLRQMIEEVKRQVGENGRENDAEDRVAAVTREFAAQWEPHFTSDEIPISPYRVIRELENAVDVGNTIITHDSGYPRDQLVPTWKPVSPRGYLGWGKSTQLGYGLGLAVGAKLAAPEKQVINLMGDAAFGMAGLDLETAVRAEIPIFTVVLNNGVMTKYDSHMPYASDRFGSNELSGNYTQVSAGLGAQAERVDTPDELAPAIHRALAANREGKTAVLEVMTKAEPNVPT